One window from the genome of Rhodococcus sp. ABRD24 encodes:
- a CDS encoding YraN family protein codes for MRRNLALGAMGEELAVCRLTEVGLQILDRNWRCRHGELDVVAADGDTVVFVEVKTRSGLGYGSPAEAVTHAKQRRIRRLAQQWLAESERHWPQVRFDVVSVLVDRHREPDVTHLRAVF; via the coding sequence ATGAGACGCAATCTCGCGTTGGGCGCGATGGGGGAAGAGCTCGCAGTCTGTCGGCTGACAGAGGTGGGTTTGCAGATCTTGGACCGAAATTGGCGATGCCGCCACGGGGAGTTGGATGTGGTGGCGGCGGACGGCGACACTGTGGTGTTCGTCGAGGTCAAGACTCGTTCGGGTCTCGGCTACGGCAGTCCGGCGGAGGCGGTGACGCATGCCAAGCAGCGGCGGATTCGGCGGTTGGCGCAGCAGTGGCTCGCAGAGTCGGAGAGGCACTGGCCACAGGTCCGGTTCGATGTCGTGTCGGTGTTGGTCGACCGGCACCGTGAGCCGGACGTCACGCATCTGCGGGCGGTGTTCTGA
- a CDS encoding YifB family Mg chelatase-like AAA ATPase yields the protein MALGRAHSVAVSGVDGQIVEIEADIGRGLPGVHLVGLPDTALQESRDRVRAAVTNSGEKWPESRVTLALSPATLPKVGSVYDLALACAVLDAARQVPRTRLEKTVLLGELALDGRLRSVRGVLPAVLAAKYAGWSTVVVPAAALAEAGLVDGIEVLGADRLGTVVEWLQGKTTLPQPPPFDGEKSAVRGDLSEVVGQEEARWAIEVAAAGAHHLMLTGPPGIGKTMLAQRLPSVLPPLTEPEALEVTAIHSVAGLLTSEHPLITEPPFIAPHHTSSVSALVGGGSGMARPGAVSRAHRGILFLDECAEMGTKALEALRTPLEDGEVRIARRDGVARYPARFQLVLAANPCPCAPAREADCVCAPTARRRYLGRLSGPLLDRVDLRIRMQAVATGALIDEVGESTEQVRGRVVAARAAAAERWRPYGWRTNAEVPGPALRQRFRLSRLALGPLERSLRRGQITARGADRALRVAWTLADLGGMDAPGADQVTTALGFRDQGAS from the coding sequence ATGGCGCTGGGCCGGGCCCACTCGGTGGCGGTGAGCGGGGTGGACGGTCAGATCGTGGAGATCGAGGCGGATATCGGCCGGGGTCTGCCTGGTGTGCATCTGGTGGGGCTGCCGGACACTGCGCTCCAGGAATCGCGGGATCGGGTCCGCGCGGCCGTCACCAACTCGGGCGAGAAGTGGCCCGAATCGCGCGTGACACTCGCATTGTCGCCGGCGACGCTACCGAAGGTCGGCAGTGTCTACGATCTCGCACTTGCCTGTGCAGTTCTGGATGCGGCCCGTCAGGTGCCCCGCACGCGGCTCGAGAAAACCGTGCTCCTCGGCGAGCTGGCCCTCGACGGCCGGCTCCGTAGCGTGCGGGGTGTGCTCCCGGCGGTGCTGGCAGCCAAGTACGCCGGCTGGTCCACAGTTGTGGTGCCGGCGGCGGCGCTCGCAGAGGCGGGGCTGGTCGACGGCATCGAGGTCCTGGGCGCTGACCGACTCGGGACGGTGGTGGAGTGGCTGCAGGGCAAGACGACATTGCCTCAGCCGCCGCCCTTCGACGGTGAGAAGTCCGCGGTGCGCGGTGATCTCAGCGAGGTCGTCGGCCAAGAGGAGGCACGGTGGGCCATCGAGGTTGCCGCAGCGGGAGCCCACCACCTCATGCTCACCGGCCCACCCGGAATCGGGAAGACGATGCTCGCCCAGCGACTGCCGAGTGTGCTGCCGCCGCTGACCGAACCGGAGGCGTTGGAGGTGACCGCGATCCACAGTGTGGCGGGGCTGCTCACGTCGGAGCATCCGCTCATCACCGAGCCGCCGTTCATTGCACCGCACCACACGTCGTCGGTGAGCGCATTGGTGGGCGGTGGCAGCGGGATGGCCCGGCCGGGCGCGGTCAGCCGTGCACATCGCGGGATTCTCTTCCTCGACGAGTGTGCCGAGATGGGCACCAAGGCGCTCGAGGCATTGCGGACTCCGCTCGAAGACGGAGAGGTGCGCATCGCGCGCCGGGACGGGGTGGCGCGGTATCCCGCGAGGTTCCAGCTGGTGCTCGCGGCGAATCCCTGCCCATGCGCTCCCGCGCGCGAGGCGGATTGTGTGTGCGCTCCGACGGCCCGGAGGCGGTACCTGGGCCGGCTGTCGGGGCCGCTACTGGACAGGGTAGATCTGCGGATTCGCATGCAGGCGGTGGCGACCGGCGCGCTGATCGACGAGGTGGGAGAGAGTACCGAGCAGGTTCGCGGCCGGGTGGTCGCGGCCCGTGCCGCTGCGGCCGAACGGTGGCGGCCCTATGGCTGGCGCACCAATGCCGAGGTACCCGGACCGGCATTGCGTCAGCGATTCCGGCTCTCCCGGCTGGCGCTCGGGCCGCTCGAAAGGTCTTTGCGCCGTGGACAGATCACCGCGCGCGGTGCCGACCGGGCGCTGCGGGTGGCGTGGACACTCGCCGACCTGGGTGGGATGGACGCGCCGGGGGCGGATCAGGTGACAACCGCGCTGGGGTTCCGGGATCAGGGCGCCTCATGA
- the dprA gene encoding DNA-processing protein DprA, protein MSAHDRRLLAWAYLSKVVLGSCPPLAQLISAVGPEDAARAVRERDLSSFLDRRTSARAHLDTAARDLDLVEALGGRLVTPDDEEWPRWRLLAFDGLGAGRDDAGPLALWVLGQRRIDDLTARAIGIVGTRAATGYGEHVTAELAGDLAVEGWTIVSGAAFGIDGAAHRAALGVGGLTVAVLACGVDRAYPAGHGRLLQQIAGTGAVISEYPPGTTPARYRFLARNRLVAGLSDGVVVVEAGWRSGARNTASWARRLGRPVLAVPGPVTSAASTGCHRMIREGEARLVASAKDVVEEAGPMGVDGEQDGVSLARDLDALSGESLQVYDALPGSGSRGTRELSVESGVPIARVRALLPVLELDGFVGSDETGWFRR, encoded by the coding sequence ATGAGTGCCCACGATCGGAGGCTGTTGGCGTGGGCGTATCTGTCGAAGGTGGTGCTGGGGTCGTGTCCGCCGCTGGCGCAACTGATTTCCGCGGTGGGGCCGGAAGATGCGGCCCGTGCCGTTCGGGAGCGGGACCTGTCGAGCTTCCTGGACCGGCGGACCTCGGCACGGGCACATCTGGACACGGCGGCCAGGGATCTGGATCTGGTCGAGGCACTGGGCGGCCGTCTGGTCACGCCGGACGACGAGGAGTGGCCGCGGTGGCGGTTGCTCGCGTTCGACGGCCTCGGTGCGGGTCGTGACGACGCCGGTCCGCTGGCGTTGTGGGTGCTGGGGCAGCGCCGGATCGACGACCTCACGGCCCGGGCGATCGGCATTGTCGGCACCCGCGCAGCGACCGGATACGGCGAGCATGTGACTGCGGAGCTGGCGGGCGATCTGGCTGTAGAGGGATGGACGATCGTGTCCGGGGCGGCGTTCGGGATCGATGGTGCTGCGCACCGGGCGGCGCTGGGAGTGGGTGGATTGACGGTGGCGGTGCTGGCATGTGGGGTGGATCGCGCGTATCCGGCCGGACACGGTCGGTTGCTCCAGCAGATCGCGGGCACCGGTGCCGTGATCAGTGAGTACCCGCCCGGTACCACGCCGGCGCGGTATCGGTTCCTGGCGCGAAATCGGTTGGTGGCGGGCTTGTCCGACGGTGTGGTGGTGGTTGAGGCGGGGTGGCGTAGCGGGGCGCGGAACACTGCGTCGTGGGCGCGTCGATTGGGGCGTCCGGTGCTGGCGGTGCCGGGGCCGGTGACGTCGGCGGCGTCGACTGGGTGCCATCGGATGATTCGGGAGGGGGAGGCGCGCCTGGTGGCGAGCGCGAAGGACGTCGTCGAGGAGGCGGGGCCGATGGGCGTGGACGGGGAGCAGGACGGGGTTTCGCTGGCGCGGGATCTCGACGCACTGTCGGGGGAGTCGCTACAGGTCTATGACGCGCTACCCGGTTCCGGTTCCCGGGGGACGCGGGAGCTGTCCGTGGAATCGGGGGTGCCGATTGCCCGGGTTCGGGCGTTGCTACCGGTGCTCGAACTCGACGGCTTCGTCGGCTCGGACGAGACAGGGTGGTTCCGGAGGTGA
- the hadA gene encoding (3R)-hydroxyacyl-ACP dehydratase subunit HadA, translating to MTRSAESTEDRAARAERLVGYSYRMPDYYEVGREKVREYAIAVQNDHPAHFDEQAAFELGHTALVAPLTFVSVIGIIAQKYLLEQILTGFDLSQILQTDQKLIFHRPMYAGDRLTVDVSLESFRQTAGSDIIVTKNVVLDETGEPVTTTLTTLVGRTGGEPDPERLARIKDVMMREA from the coding sequence GTGACCCGATCAGCGGAATCGACCGAAGACCGTGCCGCACGAGCCGAGCGGTTGGTGGGCTACAGCTACCGCATGCCCGACTACTACGAGGTCGGCCGGGAAAAAGTCCGCGAGTACGCGATCGCGGTGCAGAACGATCATCCTGCACACTTCGACGAACAGGCCGCCTTCGAGCTCGGCCATACCGCACTGGTCGCTCCGCTCACCTTCGTGTCCGTCATCGGCATCATCGCCCAGAAGTATCTGCTCGAACAGATCCTCACCGGCTTCGACCTGAGTCAGATCCTCCAAACGGATCAGAAGCTGATCTTCCACCGGCCGATGTATGCCGGAGACCGGCTGACCGTCGATGTCTCGCTCGAGTCGTTTCGCCAGACCGCCGGAAGCGACATCATCGTGACGAAGAACGTGGTCCTCGACGAGACCGGCGAACCCGTCACCACGACGTTGACCACTCTGGTCGGCCGGACCGGCGGTGAGCCGGATCCAGAGAGACTCGCACGCATCAAGGACGTGATGATGCGCGAGGCCTGA
- a CDS encoding GIY-YIG nuclease family protein: MATVWTVPENITRALLAAPGIRDFLTDDEGRGVASDPRVRLAEFTAVHRSLENNTGRTFTSVRDAADVLFDATATGGVVVSDALRLAVMRVLTAEPRERKAAPNPLSARVVDNLGIYLYALRDPRNRTIFHIGVGRGNRVYSHVWDALGEAGRLDAEEVGDPDTEEIRAARVQRIRDIYAAGYTVEHFILRHGVQAPADAVGAARDTEHVLVDALRLLEARPDLPVLTNLAGESADAGRRAMRVEELVVQYAAEPAPELPVPSALVRVGSSADPSLSDDERAALARGPWRAGAAARGVVDLPVIVFSDNIIRAVYRARSWDGVGPVGDQQWRFTGEVDPELEARYVGTRVTPDRAGLKAWPAHGWVQRLTLARPHGR, translated from the coding sequence ATGGCTACCGTCTGGACCGTCCCCGAGAACATCACCCGCGCACTGCTGGCAGCGCCGGGTATCCGCGATTTCCTGACGGACGACGAAGGCCGGGGTGTAGCGAGCGACCCCAGGGTGCGTCTGGCCGAATTCACCGCCGTGCACCGTTCGCTCGAGAACAACACGGGACGGACTTTCACCTCGGTTCGGGATGCGGCGGACGTCCTGTTCGACGCGACGGCGACGGGCGGTGTTGTCGTATCTGATGCGTTGCGGCTGGCCGTCATGCGGGTGCTCACCGCCGAGCCCCGCGAACGCAAGGCTGCGCCGAATCCGCTGTCCGCACGGGTGGTCGACAACCTCGGCATCTATCTGTATGCGCTGCGGGATCCGCGCAACCGGACGATCTTCCACATCGGCGTGGGTCGCGGCAATCGCGTGTACTCGCACGTGTGGGATGCGCTGGGTGAGGCGGGCAGGCTCGACGCCGAGGAAGTGGGCGATCCGGACACCGAGGAGATCCGCGCGGCGCGCGTGCAGCGAATCCGTGACATCTATGCCGCCGGGTACACCGTCGAGCACTTCATCCTCCGCCACGGCGTGCAGGCCCCTGCAGATGCTGTCGGCGCCGCTCGTGACACCGAACACGTCCTGGTCGACGCGTTGCGGCTACTCGAGGCACGCCCGGATCTTCCGGTGCTGACGAATCTGGCCGGCGAATCTGCGGACGCGGGTCGCCGCGCGATGCGGGTCGAGGAGTTGGTGGTCCAGTACGCCGCGGAGCCGGCACCCGAACTGCCGGTGCCGAGCGCCCTGGTCCGCGTGGGCTCGTCGGCCGATCCGTCGCTGTCGGACGACGAGCGTGCCGCACTGGCTCGTGGTCCCTGGCGCGCCGGTGCGGCGGCCCGCGGCGTGGTGGATCTTCCCGTGATCGTCTTCTCCGACAACATCATCCGCGCGGTGTATCGGGCGCGGTCGTGGGACGGCGTCGGTCCCGTCGGGGATCAGCAGTGGCGGTTTACCGGTGAGGTGGATCCGGAGCTCGAAGCTCGCTACGTCGGGACCCGTGTCACGCCCGACCGGGCTGGACTCAAGGCGTGGCCCGCGCACGGGTGGGTGCAGCGGCTGACGTTGGCCCGGCCGCACGGGCGGTAG
- a CDS encoding multidrug effflux MFS transporter, whose amino-acid sequence MLCVLALLSAIAPLATDMYLPGLPTMAEGLDTSASTIQLTLTTFMAGLGIGQLIIGPLSDGWGRRRLLIAGTMLCAVSGVLCAIAPTVEVLIAARLLQGFSGGAGIVLARAVIADRARGDAAARVFSIMMIIGGVAPVIAPLMGGALLGPIGWRGIFWVLAGASIAMLAGVLTLVPETLPPERRHGGGLAALTRNLRYVVRNRVYLGYTFAFAFGFGALFSYISASPFIAEHVLRLSPGQFSIVFAVNSVGIVAASIVNTRLIGTFDARQLLTFGVSVLVASGALLVLATTIGGTRIWLVLPLLFGVVSSIGFIMGNATALSQGQVPDAAGTGSALMGASQFGLAALVSPLVGIAGPGTAVPMAIAILASGAVAMTALKVLARTG is encoded by the coding sequence ATGCTGTGTGTTCTAGCGCTCCTCTCAGCGATCGCGCCGCTCGCCACGGACATGTACCTGCCCGGCCTGCCGACGATGGCGGAGGGTCTCGACACCTCTGCTTCCACCATCCAGCTGACCCTGACGACCTTCATGGCCGGGCTGGGTATCGGCCAGCTGATCATCGGACCGCTGTCCGACGGTTGGGGTCGACGACGGCTACTCATCGCCGGAACCATGCTGTGCGCAGTGAGCGGTGTCCTGTGTGCGATCGCCCCCACCGTGGAGGTCCTGATTGCTGCCCGCCTACTGCAAGGCTTCAGTGGTGGGGCCGGAATCGTTCTGGCTCGCGCTGTGATCGCCGACCGGGCCCGCGGCGACGCGGCCGCGCGCGTGTTCAGCATCATGATGATCATCGGAGGTGTCGCGCCCGTGATCGCGCCGCTCATGGGTGGCGCACTACTGGGTCCGATCGGCTGGCGCGGGATCTTCTGGGTCCTGGCGGGCGCATCGATCGCAATGCTGGCCGGCGTCCTCACCCTTGTACCGGAGACACTCCCGCCCGAGCGCCGCCACGGCGGCGGCCTGGCCGCACTGACCCGCAACCTCCGCTATGTCGTGAGAAACCGCGTCTACCTCGGCTACACATTCGCATTCGCATTCGGATTCGGCGCCCTGTTCTCGTACATCTCAGCGTCGCCGTTCATCGCAGAGCACGTGCTCCGACTCTCGCCCGGCCAGTTCTCGATCGTCTTCGCCGTCAATTCGGTGGGCATCGTGGCGGCCAGCATCGTCAACACCAGGCTGATCGGTACCTTCGACGCCCGCCAGCTGCTCACATTCGGTGTCAGCGTGCTCGTCGCGTCCGGCGCGCTCCTGGTGCTCGCGACGACGATCGGCGGTACCCGCATCTGGCTGGTGTTGCCCTTGCTGTTCGGGGTGGTGTCGAGCATCGGCTTCATCATGGGCAACGCGACGGCCCTGTCACAGGGGCAGGTTCCCGACGCGGCAGGCACCGGATCCGCGCTGATGGGTGCGAGCCAGTTCGGTCTGGCCGCGCTGGTGTCCCCGCTGGTAGGCATCGCGGGCCCCGGTACCGCAGTGCCGATGGCAATAGCGATTCTCGCATCCGGGGCGGTGGCGATGACGGCCCTGAAGGTCCTGGCCCGCACCGGCTAG
- a CDS encoding tyrosine recombinase XerC, whose protein sequence is MGSASSRTHLSPALQVHLDDYDEHLRLERGRSPHTVRAYLADVASLLGYLSRNRSDARAEDLDLRILRGWLAEQSADGVARTTLARRTSSAKGFTAWAQRTGRIAVDPGVRLVAPKAHRTLPQVLRQDHAAEAMAAAESGAAQQDPIPLRDRLIVELLYSTGIRVGELCGLDVDDIDHERRILRVVGKGNKERAVPYGRPAEAAIEAWLRAGRPELATDRSGNALLLGARGGRLDQRQARSVVHDVVQAVPGAPDLAPHGLRHSAATHLLEGGADLRVVQELLGHASLATTQLYTHVSVARLRAVHDQAHPRA, encoded by the coding sequence ATGGGCTCCGCATCGTCACGCACGCACCTCTCGCCGGCCCTGCAGGTGCATCTCGACGACTACGACGAGCATCTGCGCCTCGAACGGGGGCGCTCTCCGCATACCGTCCGGGCCTATCTCGCCGACGTCGCGAGCCTCCTCGGCTACCTGTCGCGGAATCGGTCGGACGCCCGAGCGGAGGACCTTGACCTGCGGATCCTGCGTGGCTGGCTCGCCGAGCAATCCGCCGACGGCGTCGCGCGCACCACACTGGCGCGGCGGACGTCGTCGGCCAAGGGTTTTACCGCGTGGGCGCAGCGCACCGGAAGGATAGCGGTGGACCCGGGCGTGCGCCTGGTGGCGCCCAAAGCGCACCGTACATTGCCGCAGGTGCTGCGGCAGGACCACGCGGCCGAGGCGATGGCCGCTGCGGAATCCGGTGCCGCGCAGCAGGACCCGATTCCGCTTCGGGACCGGTTGATCGTGGAACTGCTCTACTCGACGGGCATCCGGGTAGGGGAACTGTGCGGGCTCGACGTCGATGACATCGATCACGAGCGGCGAATCCTGCGGGTTGTCGGCAAGGGCAACAAGGAGCGGGCAGTCCCGTACGGGCGCCCCGCCGAGGCTGCGATCGAGGCATGGCTTCGTGCCGGACGACCCGAGCTCGCCACCGACAGATCGGGGAATGCGCTGCTACTCGGCGCCCGCGGGGGACGCCTCGACCAGCGTCAGGCCCGCAGCGTCGTGCACGATGTCGTCCAGGCCGTGCCGGGAGCGCCCGACCTGGCTCCGCACGGTTTGCGGCACTCGGCCGCCACCCATCTTCTCGAGGGTGGCGCCGACCTGCGGGTGGTACAGGAACTGCTCGGGCATGCAAGCCTCGCCACGACCCAGCTCTACACCCACGTATCGGTGGCCCGCCTGCGCGCCGTGCACGACCAGGCGCATCCGCGAGCTTGA
- the rpsB gene encoding 30S ribosomal protein S2: protein MAVVTMRQLLDSGAHFGHQTRRWNPKMKRFILTDRNGIYIIDLQQTLTYIDQAYEFVKETVAHGGTVLFVGTKKQAQESIAAEATRVGMPYVNQRWLGGMLTNFSTVHKRLQRLKELEAMEQTGGFEGRTKKEILMLTREMTKLDRTLGGIRDMAKVPSAIWVIDTNKEHIAVGEARKLNIPVIAVLDTNCDPDVVDYPIPGNDDAIRSAALLTKVVASAVAEGVQARAGLSADKDAKPEAGAGEPLAEWEQELLSQAAPAAEVPAAEVPAAEAPVAEAPAADAQQS, encoded by the coding sequence ATGGCTGTTGTGACCATGAGGCAGCTGCTCGACAGCGGCGCACACTTCGGGCACCAGACCCGCCGTTGGAACCCGAAGATGAAGCGGTTCATCCTGACCGACCGCAACGGCATCTACATCATCGACCTGCAGCAGACCCTGACGTACATCGACCAGGCGTACGAGTTCGTCAAGGAGACTGTCGCTCACGGCGGCACCGTCCTGTTCGTCGGTACCAAGAAGCAGGCCCAGGAGTCCATCGCGGCGGAGGCGACTCGCGTCGGGATGCCGTACGTCAACCAGCGTTGGCTCGGCGGCATGCTCACCAACTTCTCCACCGTCCACAAGCGCCTGCAGCGCCTCAAGGAGCTCGAGGCCATGGAGCAGACCGGTGGCTTCGAGGGTCGTACCAAGAAGGAAATCCTCATGCTCACGCGTGAGATGACCAAGCTGGATCGCACCCTCGGTGGTATCCGGGACATGGCCAAGGTTCCGTCGGCCATCTGGGTCATCGACACCAACAAGGAGCACATCGCCGTCGGCGAGGCGCGCAAGCTGAACATCCCGGTCATTGCCGTCCTGGATACCAACTGCGACCCCGACGTCGTCGACTACCCGATCCCGGGCAACGACGATGCGATCCGCAGTGCCGCCCTGCTGACCAAGGTTGTCGCCTCCGCGGTGGCCGAGGGTGTGCAGGCCCGCGCCGGGCTGAGCGCCGACAAGGACGCCAAGCCTGAGGCCGGCGCGGGCGAGCCGCTCGCCGAGTGGGAGCAGGAGCTCCTCTCGCAGGCGGCTCCGGCCGCCGAGGTGCCTGCTGCTGAGGTGCCTGCTGCTGAGGCACCTGTTGCTGAGGCGCCCGCCGCGGACGCGCAGCAGTCCTAG
- the tsf gene encoding translation elongation factor Ts translates to MANYTAADVKRLRELTGSGMMDCKNALTETDGDFDKAVELLRIKGAKDVGKRAERTTAEGLVAAKDGVMVEINCETDFVAKNAEFQALAEKVVGAAATAKPADLEALKAVAVDGGTVEEAVAALSAKIGEKLELRRVVSLDGPVAIYLHKRSSDLPPAVGVLVEYTGEGDVAADAARAAAMQVAALKAKYVTRDEVPADVVEAERRIAEQTAKEEGKPEAALPKIVEGRVNGYYKDVVLTEQSSVTDSKKTVKAILDEAGVTITRFARFEVGAS, encoded by the coding sequence ATGGCGAACTACACCGCCGCTGACGTCAAGCGGCTCCGTGAGCTCACTGGCTCCGGAATGATGGACTGCAAGAACGCGCTCACGGAGACCGACGGCGATTTCGACAAGGCCGTCGAGCTGCTCCGCATCAAGGGCGCCAAGGATGTGGGCAAGCGCGCCGAGCGCACCACGGCCGAGGGTCTGGTTGCCGCCAAGGACGGCGTCATGGTCGAGATCAACTGCGAGACCGACTTCGTCGCCAAGAACGCCGAGTTCCAGGCACTGGCCGAGAAGGTTGTCGGGGCTGCTGCCACGGCGAAGCCGGCTGACCTCGAGGCACTGAAGGCCGTTGCGGTCGATGGTGGCACCGTGGAGGAGGCCGTCGCGGCCCTCTCCGCCAAGATCGGCGAGAAGCTCGAGCTCCGTCGCGTCGTCTCCCTCGACGGCCCGGTTGCGATCTACCTGCACAAGCGCAGCTCGGACCTGCCCCCCGCCGTTGGCGTCCTGGTCGAGTACACGGGTGAGGGTGACGTCGCCGCTGACGCCGCCCGCGCCGCCGCGATGCAGGTTGCCGCGCTCAAGGCCAAGTACGTCACTCGCGACGAGGTCCCCGCCGACGTCGTCGAGGCTGAGCGCCGTATCGCCGAGCAGACGGCGAAGGAGGAGGGCAAGCCCGAGGCTGCGCTCCCCAAGATCGTCGAGGGTCGCGTCAACGGCTACTACAAGGACGTCGTCCTGACCGAGCAGTCTTCGGTCACCGACTCCAAGAAGACCGTCAAGGCCATCCTGGACGAGGCCGGCGTCACGATCACCCGCTTCGCGCGGTTCGAGGTCGGCGCCAGCTAG
- the pyrH gene encoding UMP kinase, with protein sequence MTASADERPGFRRVLLKLGGEMFGGGKVGLDPDVVTTVAAQIAEVVRSGVQVAVVIGGGNFFRGAELQQRGLDRARSDYMGMLGTVMNCLALQDFLEKQGVDTRVQTAITMGQVAEPYLPLRARRHLEKGRVVIFGAGMGMPYFSTDTTAAQRALEIGAEVVLMAKSVDGVYSADPRLDPDAAMYTEITHREVIEKGLKVADATAFSLCMDNQMPIMVFNLLTQGNIARAVSGEKIGTLVKS encoded by the coding sequence ATGACCGCATCGGCCGACGAACGTCCAGGATTTCGACGTGTTCTTCTGAAGCTCGGCGGTGAAATGTTCGGTGGCGGCAAGGTCGGTCTCGACCCGGATGTGGTCACCACGGTGGCCGCGCAGATCGCGGAGGTGGTCCGCTCCGGCGTTCAGGTCGCCGTCGTGATCGGCGGTGGCAACTTCTTCCGCGGTGCCGAACTGCAGCAGCGTGGACTCGATCGCGCCCGGTCGGACTACATGGGCATGCTCGGCACCGTCATGAACTGCCTTGCCCTGCAGGACTTCCTGGAGAAGCAGGGCGTGGATACCCGAGTGCAGACCGCGATCACGATGGGCCAGGTCGCCGAGCCGTACCTGCCGCTGCGAGCTCGCCGCCACCTCGAAAAGGGACGCGTCGTGATTTTCGGCGCGGGCATGGGCATGCCCTATTTCTCGACCGACACCACTGCCGCGCAGCGCGCGCTCGAGATCGGCGCCGAGGTGGTTCTGATGGCCAAGTCGGTCGACGGCGTGTACTCCGCCGACCCGCGTCTCGACCCGGATGCGGCGATGTACACCGAGATCACACACCGTGAGGTGATCGAGAAGGGTCTCAAGGTTGCCGACGCGACCGCATTCAGTCTGTGCATGGACAACCAGATGCCGATCATGGTGTTCAACCTGTTGACCCAGGGGAACATCGCGCGTGCGGTGTCCGGTGAGAAGATCGGAACACTGGTCAAGTCATGA
- the frr gene encoding ribosome recycling factor: MIDEALFEAEEKMEKAITVAKEDLGSIRTGRANPGMFNRIVVEYYGSITPITQLASINVPEARMVIIKPYEAAQLGPIENAIRNSDLGLNPSNDGSIIRISVPQLTEERRREFVKQAKGKGEDAKVAIRNVRRKAMDELSRIEKDGEAGEDEVGRAEKELDKTTARYVSQIDELVKHKEAELLEV; encoded by the coding sequence GTGATTGATGAAGCTCTCTTCGAAGCCGAGGAGAAGATGGAGAAGGCCATCACGGTTGCGAAGGAGGACCTTGGTTCGATCCGGACCGGCCGGGCGAACCCCGGCATGTTCAACCGGATCGTCGTCGAGTACTACGGCTCCATCACACCGATCACGCAGCTCGCGAGCATCAATGTGCCCGAGGCTCGGATGGTCATCATCAAGCCGTACGAGGCCGCTCAGCTCGGGCCGATCGAGAACGCGATCCGCAACTCGGACCTTGGTCTCAACCCCAGCAACGACGGCAGCATTATTCGCATCTCCGTCCCGCAGCTCACGGAGGAGCGGCGCCGCGAATTCGTGAAGCAGGCGAAGGGCAAGGGCGAGGACGCGAAGGTTGCCATCCGCAACGTCCGACGCAAGGCAATGGACGAACTCTCGCGAATCGAGAAGGACGGCGAGGCCGGTGAGGACGAGGTCGGTCGGGCCGAGAAGGAGCTGGACAAGACCACCGCGCGCTATGTCAGCCAGATCGATGAGCTGGTGAAGCACAAGGAAGCCGAATTGCTGGAGGTTTAG
- a CDS encoding phosphatidate cytidylyltransferase yields the protein MGGKADGASAASTAPASRAGRNLPAAIGVGGGLGAALILILIYVPMVWFGVVTVAMAIATWEVARRLREADISVPLIPLILGGQAIIWLSWPYGTEGVLAAFAGTALVCMVWRLFDHGLKATPRNYLRDTAVTVFVAAWIPLLASFATLMVLQDDGAGRVFCLMIVVVGSDVGGYVAGVLFGKRPMVPAISPKKSWEGFAGSLLFCVIGGVLAVTFILDANPLIGVLLGVALVFTATLGDLIESQIKRELGIKDMGTLLPGHGGIMDRLDSLLPSSFVTWLVLTVLV from the coding sequence GTGGGGGGGAAAGCTGACGGCGCCTCCGCGGCGTCGACCGCCCCGGCGTCCAGAGCAGGGCGCAATCTGCCCGCCGCAATCGGCGTCGGTGGCGGCCTCGGGGCCGCGCTGATCCTGATCCTGATCTATGTGCCGATGGTGTGGTTCGGCGTCGTCACGGTGGCGATGGCCATTGCGACGTGGGAGGTTGCTCGGCGGCTGCGCGAGGCCGACATCAGCGTGCCGCTGATTCCGCTGATACTGGGTGGACAAGCGATCATCTGGCTCAGCTGGCCCTACGGGACCGAGGGGGTCCTCGCGGCATTCGCGGGCACGGCACTGGTGTGCATGGTGTGGCGCCTGTTCGACCACGGGCTCAAGGCCACACCACGCAACTACCTCCGGGACACCGCAGTCACCGTGTTCGTGGCGGCGTGGATCCCCCTGCTGGCGTCGTTCGCGACACTGATGGTGTTGCAGGACGACGGCGCCGGCCGCGTGTTCTGCCTGATGATTGTGGTCGTGGGCTCCGATGTGGGCGGCTACGTGGCCGGGGTGCTTTTCGGTAAGCGCCCGATGGTCCCGGCGATCAGCCCGAAGAAGTCGTGGGAGGGATTCGCCGGATCGCTCCTCTTCTGCGTGATCGGCGGCGTCCTGGCCGTCACATTCATCCTGGACGCGAATCCGCTGATCGGTGTGCTCCTCGGCGTGGCGCTGGTGTTCACCGCGACGCTCGGTGACCTCATCGAATCGCAGATCAAGCGTGAGCTCGGCATCAAGGACATGGGCACTTTGCTGCCCGGTCACGGCGGAATCATGGACCGTCTCGACTCGCTGCTGCCGTCGTCGTTCGTCACCTGGCTCGTTCTCACCGTCCTGGTCTGA